A region from the Mycolicibacterium litorale genome encodes:
- a CDS encoding DUF4328 domain-containing protein → MIQVCSRCGTRWNVRDRQRQVCPRCQGALMAPSAPPAPAAEWSGPQARSAAGEPPRLPPGYRWIAVRPGAPPPPRARRRPLGPTPRYAAIPRWGLVEHFDTADTSATQTRTGPSPSAVRTTLMVTVAVLGAAAAVHALRYLLLLINRTTLLNPVVAGAATWLGVALSVAAAFLVVGSIVLLTNWLIARRGAAYAYHGQTDPRDALRLRLGCLVPFVNLLFAPVYVLELAAVENRTSTIRRPVIVWWILWVLSTVVSVFSIATSFTTEPQAIADNTVVTTIAYLTALATVLVAYRVVAGFEQAPVARPVKRWVMVPDTDTSTDTSTGEAREPKGAPEAQVGNESGGPVESRGQDPAA, encoded by the coding sequence ATGATCCAGGTGTGTTCCCGCTGCGGAACGCGGTGGAACGTGCGCGACCGGCAGCGGCAGGTGTGTCCCCGGTGCCAGGGCGCGTTGATGGCGCCGTCGGCGCCACCCGCACCCGCCGCCGAGTGGAGCGGCCCCCAGGCTCGTTCCGCGGCCGGGGAGCCGCCGCGCCTACCGCCCGGCTACCGCTGGATCGCCGTGCGCCCCGGCGCGCCGCCTCCGCCGCGCGCCCGCCGCAGACCGCTCGGACCGACGCCGCGCTACGCCGCGATTCCGCGGTGGGGGCTCGTCGAACACTTCGACACCGCCGACACCTCGGCGACACAGACCCGCACCGGCCCGTCGCCGTCGGCGGTGCGCACCACGCTGATGGTGACGGTCGCGGTGCTCGGCGCCGCCGCCGCGGTGCACGCACTGCGCTATCTGCTGCTGCTGATCAACCGGACCACGCTGCTCAACCCGGTGGTGGCCGGTGCGGCGACCTGGCTGGGCGTCGCATTGAGCGTCGCCGCGGCGTTCCTGGTGGTCGGCAGCATCGTGCTGTTGACGAACTGGCTGATCGCCCGCCGCGGCGCCGCTTACGCCTACCACGGACAAACGGACCCGCGCGACGCACTCCGGCTGCGGCTGGGTTGCCTGGTGCCGTTCGTCAACCTGCTCTTCGCGCCGGTGTACGTCCTGGAACTGGCCGCGGTGGAGAACCGCACCTCGACCATCCGCAGACCGGTCATCGTGTGGTGGATCCTCTGGGTGCTCAGCACGGTCGTCTCGGTGTTCTCGATCGCGACCAGCTTCACCACCGAGCCGCAGGCCATCGCCGACAACACCGTGGTGACCACGATCGCCTACCTGACGGCGCTGGCCACCGTGCTGGTGGCGTACCGGGTGGTGGCCGGCTTCGAACAGGCGCCGGTGGCGCGTCCGGTCAAGCGCTGGGTGATGGTGCCCGACACCGACACCTCCACCGACACCTCCACCGGCGAGGCTCGGGAGCCCAAGGGTGCACCGGAAGCGCAGGTGGGCAATGAATCCGGCGGTCCGGTTGAGTCCAGGGGCCAGGACCCGGCAGCATAG
- a CDS encoding rhodanese-like domain-containing protein, with translation MDDVEVIQADVTELPAAFDESALLLDVREDDEWQRGHAPEAVHIPMGDVPSRLGEVDAQATVYVMCHAGGRSQRVAQYLARNGYRAVNVSGGMLAWSAAGRPVVTDGGGAGTV, from the coding sequence ATGGACGACGTCGAGGTGATACAGGCCGACGTAACGGAACTCCCCGCCGCATTCGACGAATCGGCTTTGCTGCTCGATGTCCGCGAGGACGACGAATGGCAGCGCGGACACGCACCCGAGGCGGTGCACATTCCGATGGGGGACGTGCCGTCGCGGCTCGGCGAGGTGGACGCGCAGGCCACGGTGTACGTGATGTGCCATGCCGGAGGTCGCTCGCAGCGGGTCGCGCAGTATCTGGCGCGCAACGGGTACCGGGCCGTCAACGTCAGCGGCGGGATGCTGGCGTGGTCGGCCGCCGGGCGACCCGTCGTCACCGACGGCGGTGGCGCCGGGACCGTGTGA
- a CDS encoding superoxide dismutase — protein MAEYTLPDLDYDYGALEPHISGQINELHHSKHHATYVKGANDALAKLAEARETGDHSAIFLNEKNLAFHLGGHVNHTIWWKNLSPNGGDKPTGELAAAIDDAFGSFDGFRAQFTAAANGLQGSGWAVLGYDTLGQKLLTFQLFDQQGNVPLGIIPLLQVDMWEHAYYLQYKNVKADYVKAFWNVVNWEDVQNRFTKATSSASGIIVG, from the coding sequence GTGGCTGAATACACCCTGCCCGATCTTGATTACGACTACGGCGCACTCGAACCGCACATCTCGGGGCAGATCAACGAGCTCCACCACAGCAAACACCACGCGACCTATGTGAAGGGCGCCAACGACGCCCTGGCCAAGCTGGCCGAGGCGCGTGAGACCGGGGACCACTCCGCGATCTTCCTGAACGAGAAGAACCTCGCCTTCCACCTCGGTGGCCACGTGAACCACACCATCTGGTGGAAGAACCTCTCCCCCAACGGCGGCGACAAGCCGACCGGCGAGCTCGCGGCCGCGATCGACGACGCGTTCGGCTCGTTCGACGGCTTCCGCGCACAGTTCACCGCCGCGGCCAACGGCCTGCAGGGCTCCGGCTGGGCGGTGCTCGGGTACGACACGCTGGGCCAGAAGCTGCTGACCTTCCAGCTGTTCGACCAGCAGGGCAACGTGCCGCTGGGCATCATCCCGCTGCTGCAGGTCGACATGTGGGAGCACGCGTACTACCTGCAGTACAAGAACGTGAAGGCGGACTACGTCAAGGCGTTCTGGAACGTCGTCAACTGGGAGGACGTCCAGAACCGCTTCACGAAGGCCACGAGTTCGGCCAGCGGCATCATCGTGGGTTGA
- a CDS encoding peptidase, with amino-acid sequence METGSGRAIEIAPFHSGGSLKGFVVSGRWPDSTKEWAQLLMVTVRVASLPGLLSTTTIFGVREELPDEPEPGTVGLVLAEGTVVGDAAVPPGYFAERQPPALLMLHPPSETTPSLPECSGAASGCVLLPGLPHLGLEHRAAWVEAESDGTVTSMVSRVGVDPISHPDTAVLAMLLAA; translated from the coding sequence ATGGAGACGGGGTCCGGTCGGGCGATCGAAATCGCGCCCTTTCATTCCGGCGGTTCACTCAAGGGCTTTGTCGTGTCAGGACGGTGGCCCGATTCCACCAAGGAGTGGGCACAGCTGCTGATGGTCACCGTCCGGGTGGCCTCGCTGCCCGGATTACTCTCCACGACAACGATTTTCGGAGTACGCGAGGAGCTGCCCGACGAACCCGAGCCCGGGACCGTCGGACTGGTGCTCGCCGAGGGCACGGTGGTCGGCGACGCCGCGGTGCCGCCCGGCTATTTCGCCGAACGCCAGCCGCCCGCGCTGCTGATGCTGCATCCGCCGTCGGAGACCACACCGTCGCTGCCCGAGTGCAGCGGCGCCGCGTCGGGGTGTGTCCTGCTACCCGGGCTGCCCCACCTGGGCCTCGAGCACCGCGCGGCCTGGGTGGAGGCCGAATCGGACGGCACCGTCACCTCGATGGTCAGCCGCGTCGGCGTCGACCCGATCAGCCACCCCGACACCGCGGTACTGGCCATGCTGCTCGCCGCGTAG
- a CDS encoding TMEM165/GDT1 family protein — translation MLGAILISLAVVFVAELGDKSQIITMTYALRHRWWVVLSGVGIAAMIVHGVSVAIGHFLGVTLPEKPIAFAAATAFLLFAAWTWREGRNGGDDEVRVAEPRFIVLAIVSSFVLAELGDKTMLATVALASDRDAVGVWIGATVGMVLADGVAIVVGAMLHKRLPEGFLHAMASVLFLLFGLWMLFDTALGWRVVALAATGSVAAVVLTVSVVRAVRARRAGTQPSAPRESSTEPV, via the coding sequence ATGCTCGGCGCCATCCTGATCAGCCTCGCCGTGGTGTTCGTCGCCGAACTCGGCGACAAGTCGCAGATCATCACCATGACCTATGCGCTGCGCCACCGCTGGTGGGTGGTGCTGTCCGGGGTCGGCATCGCCGCGATGATCGTGCACGGGGTGTCGGTGGCCATCGGGCACTTCCTCGGCGTCACCCTCCCCGAGAAGCCGATCGCGTTCGCGGCCGCCACCGCCTTCCTGCTGTTCGCCGCCTGGACGTGGCGTGAGGGCCGCAACGGCGGCGACGACGAGGTCCGCGTCGCCGAACCGCGGTTCATCGTGCTGGCGATCGTCTCGTCGTTCGTACTCGCCGAACTGGGCGACAAGACCATGTTGGCGACGGTCGCGCTGGCCAGCGACCGCGACGCCGTCGGCGTGTGGATCGGTGCGACCGTGGGCATGGTGCTCGCCGACGGCGTTGCCATCGTCGTCGGGGCAATGCTGCACAAGCGGCTGCCCGAGGGCTTCCTGCACGCGATGGCGAGCGTGCTGTTCCTGCTCTTCGGCCTCTGGATGCTGTTCGACACCGCCCTGGGCTGGCGGGTCGTGGCCCTGGCCGCGACCGGCTCTGTCGCGGCCGTCGTGCTGACCGTCTCCGTCGTGCGCGCCGTACGCGCCAGACGGGCCGGCACGCAGCCGAGCGCGCCACGGGAATCGTCGACCGAGCCGGTCTGA
- a CDS encoding transcriptional regulator: MSKAFAARLNRLFDTVYPPGRGPHTSAEVIGALKSEGITMSAPYLSQLRSGNRTNPSQATMAALANFFRIKPAYFTDDEYYEKLDKELTWLANMRDEGVRRIAARTVGLSPEAQQDIVAKVDELRRKEHLDD; encoded by the coding sequence ATGAGCAAGGCGTTCGCCGCCCGGCTGAACCGCCTATTCGACACGGTTTATCCGCCCGGCCGGGGACCGCACACATCCGCTGAGGTGATCGGTGCGCTCAAGTCGGAGGGCATCACCATGTCGGCGCCGTACCTGTCACAGTTGCGTTCGGGCAACCGCACCAACCCGTCGCAGGCGACCATGGCAGCCCTGGCCAACTTCTTCCGGATCAAGCCCGCCTACTTCACCGACGACGAGTACTACGAGAAGCTCGACAAGGAGCTGACGTGGCTGGCGAACATGCGTGACGAAGGCGTTCGCCGCATCGCGGCCCGCACCGTCGGGCTGTCCCCTGAGGCGCAGCAGGACATCGTCGCCAAGGTCGACGAACTGCGCCGCAAAGAACACCTCGACGACTGA
- a CDS encoding ImmA/IrrE family metallo-endopeptidase produces the protein MPTSRTVTRAVSAVLDLAPRRGEVSLPRLVQAVSEDRGRPIDIKSACLPPGVCGQWRQYADHDEFLIQQGLPAWDRTLAHELGHLVLGHEGIPVVEAARQTTEVASSELIGYMLNQRTGCMGPSGEDAEQEAEDFAALLIYRLGRLPCDRASILQIRLGEAFG, from the coding sequence ATGCCGACGAGCCGAACCGTCACGCGCGCTGTCAGCGCCGTGCTGGACCTCGCACCGCGCCGCGGTGAAGTGTCGCTGCCCCGCCTCGTGCAGGCGGTCAGCGAGGACCGCGGACGGCCCATTGACATAAAGTCCGCCTGCCTGCCGCCGGGCGTGTGCGGACAGTGGCGCCAGTACGCCGACCACGACGAGTTCCTGATCCAGCAGGGCCTGCCGGCATGGGATCGCACGCTGGCGCACGAGCTCGGACACCTGGTGCTCGGGCACGAAGGCATCCCCGTCGTGGAAGCCGCCCGGCAGACCACCGAGGTGGCCAGCTCGGAGCTGATCGGCTACATGCTCAACCAGCGCACCGGCTGCATGGGGCCCAGCGGCGAGGACGCCGAACAGGAGGCCGAGGACTTCGCCGCGCTGCTGATCTACCGGCTCGGCCGGCTGCCCTGCGACCGTGCCTCGATCCTGCAGATCCGCCTCGGAGAGGCGTTTGGTTGA
- a CDS encoding DUF6474 family protein: MGLFKRRKSRATRRAEARAIKAKAKLEARLSAKNEARRHKAQQKAETRALKSQLRAQRDSDRTALKVAEMQLKAAREGKIFSPGRIRRTLTVARLLAPIAVPLVYRASVAARGLADERRADRLGVPLSQLGQFSGNGAELSARIAGAEQSVRLVAQKKPKDAETKQFVSAMTERLGDLAAAVAAAENMPTARRRAAHAAIAEQLDGIDADLMARLGVA, from the coding sequence ATGGGTTTGTTCAAGCGACGCAAAAGCCGCGCTACCCGCCGAGCCGAGGCCCGCGCGATCAAGGCCAAGGCCAAGCTGGAAGCCAGGCTCTCGGCCAAGAACGAGGCCCGTCGCCACAAGGCTCAGCAGAAGGCCGAGACGCGCGCGCTCAAGTCCCAGCTGCGCGCCCAGCGGGACAGTGACCGGACCGCGCTCAAGGTTGCTGAAATGCAGCTCAAGGCCGCCCGCGAAGGCAAGATCTTCTCCCCCGGCCGGATTCGGCGCACGCTCACCGTGGCGCGGCTGCTGGCCCCGATCGCGGTGCCGCTGGTGTACCGCGCGTCGGTGGCCGCCCGCGGATTGGCCGACGAACGGCGCGCCGACCGCCTCGGGGTGCCGCTGAGCCAGCTCGGGCAGTTCTCGGGTAACGGTGCGGAGCTCTCCGCCCGCATCGCCGGCGCCGAGCAGTCCGTGCGGCTGGTCGCCCAGAAGAAGCCCAAGGACGCCGAGACCAAACAGTTCGTCTCCGCCATGACCGAACGGCTCGGGGACCTGGCCGCCGCGGTCGCGGCCGCGGAGAACATGCCGACCGCGCGCCGGCGTGCGGCACACGCCGCGATCGCCGAGCAGCTCGACGGCATCGACGCCGACCTGATGGCCCGGCTCGGGGTGGCCTGA
- a CDS encoding copper resistance CopC family protein — translation MRSVMPRCAAALLAVAFAVLSLAGAGTASAHASVIATDPADNASLSEAPSRVSATFNEPMQSAFAAMTVVGPDGNLWSTGAPQVQDAVVAVQLRPLGPTGTYTVNYRATSADGHVVTGSWAFELTVAGSGTPGPSAAPLAPPPAPGDDMPVWPFIVGACVAVGAGAWWAARRRT, via the coding sequence ATGCGATCTGTGATGCCCCGGTGCGCGGCCGCCCTCCTCGCGGTGGCGTTCGCCGTGCTCTCCCTGGCCGGTGCGGGCACGGCGTCGGCACACGCGTCCGTCATCGCCACCGACCCCGCCGACAACGCGTCGCTGTCGGAAGCTCCGTCCCGGGTGAGCGCGACGTTCAACGAACCGATGCAGTCGGCGTTCGCCGCCATGACGGTCGTCGGACCGGACGGGAACCTGTGGTCGACGGGTGCGCCGCAGGTGCAGGACGCCGTGGTGGCGGTGCAGCTGCGCCCACTCGGGCCGACGGGCACCTACACGGTCAACTACCGGGCGACGTCGGCGGACGGGCACGTGGTGACCGGTTCCTGGGCGTTCGAGCTCACCGTCGCGGGCAGCGGAACGCCGGGACCGTCAGCGGCACCGCTGGCACCGCCGCCCGCCCCGGGTGACGACATGCCGGTGTGGCCCTTCATCGTCGGCGCCTGCGTCGCCGTGGGGGCGGGCGCCTGGTGGGCGGCGCGCCGCCGGACGTGA